A single window of Nicotiana sylvestris chromosome 3, ASM39365v2, whole genome shotgun sequence DNA harbors:
- the LOC138888317 gene encoding uncharacterized protein, producing MAELKAQWATRTEERRQYLTQLKWDHEKIVDNLKRKVVALEGMARTHNSDTDTQYASQETIATIVAQVFHGSIVDEDPMLWLEGVKKALQVMKEFDDEAVELATYQLRDVADAWFEMWEKTEKSKIRRFVGSLAYHIKDTTSTAAVGMEAFSSVVGFAKNLEKDRQLRREEKELNKKARTTGRFNGTSSGGGRDSSNKESLAPAQFSHQSGGGSSFRRTQSNGNQSRQNQNFRTLSSHSQNHAEQYSHQQSLCGTCKWQHSGQCKLGFHGCYHCGDIGHIKANCPKLRRNLSGGPTRPSSSSATAVAPPQARGSHNQIGHGAGRGADRVTQGGGQPRLFATLDRQSAEASAEVITGILLVCSHNAYAIMDPGSTFSYVTPYFAINLGLEPEQLSEPFLVSTPVGESVKVTRVYRGCIVSVQGRNTKADLIELEIVDFDVIMESEPPALLSVPIVREFPEVFPDDLPGLPPERIIDFGIDLMPGTQPISIPPYRMSLSELNELREQLKDLLDKGFIRPSVSPWGSPVLFVKKKDGSLRIVFKPFLDTFIIVFIYDILVYSKSKEDHAEHLRIALQTLKENELYAMFSKCEFWLQSVAFLVHVVSSEGIKVDPQKTEAVKNWPRPTTPTEIRSFLGVGLGCVLMQNGKVIAYASMQLKNHEKNYSTHDLELAAMVFALKIWRHYLYGEHAEVFTDHKSLQYIFKQKELNLRQRRWLEVLKDYDINILYHPGKANVVAYALNRKSMGVLAHLAVQRRSLG from the exons tggttgcccttgagg GAATGGCTCGTACTCACAACTCTGACACCGACACTCAGTATGCTTCTCAAGAAACCATCGCTACTATTGTGGCTCAAG TGTTCCATGGTTCTATAGTTGATGAAGATCCGATGTTGTGGCTGGAGGGTGTCAAGAAAGCCCTCCAAGTGATGAAAGAATTTGATGATGAAGCTGTAGAGCTAGCTACTTACCAGCTTAGAGATGTGGCCGAcgcttggtttgagatgtgggaaaag actgaaaaatcaaaaattcgTAGGTTTGTGGGCAGTTTAGCTTACCACATTAAGGATACGACATCAACTGCAGCAGTAGGGATGGAAGCCTTCTCCTCTGTTGTGGGATTTGCCAAGAACTTAGAGAAAGACAGACAActaaggagagaagaaaaagagcttAACAAGAAAGCCCGTACAACAGGTAGGTTTAATGGTACATCCAGCGGAGGTGGAAGGGATTCCTCTAATAAGGAGTCCTTAGCACCAGCTCAGTTCAGTCATCAGTCAGGTGGTGGGTCTTCCTTCAGACGTACTCAGAGTAATGGAAATCAGTCTCGCCAGAATCAGAATTTTAGGACATTATCCTCACACAGCCAGAATCATGCTGAGCAATATTCACACCAGCAAAGTCTTTGTGGAACATGTAAGTGGCAACATTCAGGTCAGTGCAAGCTCGGGTTTCATGGTTGCTACCATTGTGGAGACATTGGTCATATAAAGGCCAACTGCCCAAAGTTGCGACGTAATCTCAGTGGTGGACCAACTCGTCCTTCTAGTTCCTCAGCTACTGCAGTTGCACCACCTCAGGCTCGTGGTTCTCATAATCAGATCGGGCATGGAGCAGGCAGAGGTGCAGACCGAGTTACTCAGGGAGGGGGACAACCCCGTTTGTTTGCTACACTTGATCGTCAGAGTGCAGAGGCATCTGCagaagttattacaggtatacttttagtctgctcacataatgcttatgccataatggatccaggttcaacattttcatatgtgactccatactttgcaattaaccTCGGACTAGAACCTGAACAACTTAGTGAGCCATTCCTAGTATCTACTCCAGTTGGCGAGTCAGTGAAAGTCACCAGAGTCTATAGAGGCTGTATAGTTTCAGTACAAGGTCGCAACACCAAAGCCGATCTCATAGAGTTAGAaatagtggattttgatgtgatcatgg aatcagaaccaccagcTCTTCTGTCAGTGCCAATTGTTAGAGAATTTCCAGAAGTTTTCCCAGATGACCTTCCCGGACTTCCTCCCGAAAGAATCATAGACTTCGGCATTGATCTCATGCCAGGgactcagcccatatctataccTCCTTATAGGATGTCTCTATCAGAACTTAATGAGTTGAGAGAACAGTTGAAAGACCTTCTTGACAAGGGTTTCATCAGACCGAGTGTTTCACCGTGGGGTAGCCCGGtcctgtttgtaaagaagaaagatgggtctctcagaat AGTTTTCAAGCCATTCCTGGATACCTTTATTATTGTGTTTATatatgatattttggtgtactctaAGAGCAAGGAAGATCATGCAGAACACCTTAGAATAGCCTTGCAGACCTTGAAGGAGAATGAGCTTTATGCcatgttttcaaaatgtgagttttggttgcaGTCAGTGGCGTTCTTAGTccacgtggtatctagtgaaggaataaaagtagaccctcagaaaacagaagcagtcaagaactggcctaggccgacaacgccaaccgaaatcaggagtttcttggg agtgggccttggttgtgttcttatgcaaaatggaaaagttattgcGTATGCTTCCAtgcagttaaagaatcatgaaaagaactactcCACACACGACTTGGAGCTTGCAGCAATGGTGTTTGCATTAAAAATATGGCGACACTACCTTTATGGTGAGCATGCTGAAGTGTTTACAGATCACAAAAGCCTccagtacattttcaagcaaaaagaactaaatttgaggcagagaagatggcttgaggtattgaaagattatgacatcaatatcctTTATCACCCGGGCAAAGCTAATGTGGTAGCATATGCACTTAATAGGAAGTCAATGGGTGTCTTGGCCCATCTTGCAGTACAAAGGCGATCTTTGGGTTga
- the LOC138888318 gene encoding uncharacterized protein: MDAIIWNIRSVNTQQAFERLVTMLRQHHFDFVGLMEPMQDNKRLELYRRKIGLSQAFSNISNKVWNFVDDLYEVTVLYDMEQQLTLKMIHTETHIVQIITLVYAKCDAIERIELWDSLYAMAADMDIPWLVGGDFNVIWDEEEKFGGLLVTLNEVNDFRHCMNTCNLFDLVFKGSIYTWWNGRAEEDCIFKRLDRCMANIEFQQMFPGIEVTHLPKLGSDHCPMLLKCDLETIVIKKSFKFLNFWTKHPTFKDVVKENWQADFEANPFTLFNHKMKRVKKELLIWG; the protein is encoded by the coding sequence ATGGATGCAATTATTTGGAATATTAGATCCGTCAATACGCAGCAAGCCTTTGAGAGGCTAGTAACAATGCTTAGACAACATCATTTCGATTTTGTTGGTCTCATGGAACCAATGCAGGATAATAAAAGGCTTGAATTGTACAGAAGAAAAATAGGATTATCTCAAGCTTTTTCAAACATTTCAAATAAGGTGTGGAATTTTGTTGACGATCTGTATGAAGTCACAGTGCTATACGATATGGAGCAGCAACTGACGTTAAAAATGATTCATACAGAAACACACATTGTGCAGATTATTACTTTGGTTTACGCCAAGTGTGATGCAATCGAAAGAATTGAACTTTGGGACTCATTGTATGCAATGGCAGCAGATATGGATATTCCTTGGCTTGTTGGTGGTGACTTCAACGTCATATGGGACGAAGAGGAAAAGTTTGGGGGACTTCTGGTGACTTTGAATGAAGTCAATGATTTCCGACATTGCATGAACACTTGTAATCTTTTTGATTTGGTCTTCAAAGGAAGTATATACACCTGGTGGAATGGAAGAGCAGAAGAAGATTGCATTTTCAAGAGACTTGACAGATGTATGGCTAACATTGAATTTCAACAAATGTTCCCTGGAATAGAAGTTACTCATCTGCCAAAACTTGGGTCCGACCATTGTCCCATGTTGTTAAAATGTGATCTTGAAACTATTGTGATAAAGAAATCCTTTAAGTTTCTTAACTTTTGGACAAAACATCCGACGTTCAAAGACGTGGTCAAGGAAAATTGGCAAGCCGATTTTGAAGCAAATCCTTTCACTTTATTCAACCATAAGATGAAAAGAGTGAAGAAAGAATTGTTAATCTGGGGATAG